One Fictibacillus halophilus genomic window, ACGTCAATTAGCGGATAGCTTGAAACGATTTCGTTAATAAACATAAACCACTTATAATCAGTTTCTAGAATCATATTCCCTCCTGTAATGAAATCTTTCTTTTAAGAATAAAGAAAGTTGAAAGGTTTTCATATGATTCTCCTCTGACAGTTTTATGAAATTTGCAGATTTTCCTATGTTTTGACCTTTTGTTTTGGAAACAAAAAAAACAGCCATTAAGGCTGCCATTTGTTATTTTTTTTGTGAAGGTGTAGAAATTAGTTGAGATATGTAACCGTTCAAATCAAAATCCTTGTTCCCTGCATACTCGCTCAGTTTCACAGTTGTCATTAGCATTTTAGTTCCTCCTAAAATGAGTTTATTGTTATAAGTATTATTACCAAACTCGTAACCTATTAAACCCATTCTAGTAATTTTTTTTTTAGATTTGCGAGAATGCTACTCCTCCTTATTTACTTAATGGACAACTTATTATTTGTGCCCCTGCTTTTGGACGTCTAACAAGTTCACCGTTACAATTCATGCAAATATGATTCATCTCAGCTGTGCATGATGGGCAATACGTACATTCATGAACACATATGTAGGCATCCGACTTATCATGAAGCTGTTCCGAACATTTTTCACAGTTCTTTCTCATCTCTAACATAATTGATCCAGTCCCCTTTAGATATATTCGTTGTAATTAAGCACTGTATATATTATATTTTTTCCATAACTGTTTTTACATGGAATAATTACGTTATATATTATGATTTTCATTAAAAACATCGAAAAAAGATAGAATATACCTAATTTTTTAAAGTTGAGGGGAAAGATATGGACGAAATTGATAAAGAGATTCTTTTACATTTGCAGCAAGATGCTCGATTATCCATAACGGCATTAGGTAAGAAAATTGGTCTGTCAAATCCTGCGGTTCATGAACGGGTTAAGAAGCTTGAGGACAAACAAATAATAGAGGGTTATAAGGCGATTATTAATCCTGAAAAAATGAATAAACCAATCATGGCATTTATCTTATACGATAATACGAAATGCAAGCAGTTTGTTGAATTCTGTAAAGATCACCCCGATGTGATAGAATGTCACCGCCTAGCTGGACAATATAACTATCTTATTAAAGTCGTCACGCATTCTGTACAATCTTTGGAAAGCTTTATAGATGATTCAATGACATTTGGACAACCATCTACACTAATTAGACTTTCATCACCCGTTTCGGATAAGTCTTTAAGTTAAGGATAACAGAAGAAAAGACCGATACGGAAGGTTATAAAACATACCTTCGATCAGTCTTTTCTTTTTTTAGTTGTATGATTGTCTTAAGCAAACACTAAAATTAGACTACCATCTTAAAGGTAGTTAAAAGAATTCCGATTAAAAATCCACAGATTGCTCCATTCACCCTGATCCATTGTAAATCTTTTCCTACATTATTTTCTATAATGTTTATTAGTGTCTCATTATCCAGTTTCTCAAGGTTTTCTTTTACAAGTTGACCAATCTTAGCATGATATTTCTCAACCATGAGCGAAAGTTGGCTTTGAATCCATCCTTCTATTTTCATCATTCTAGTTGAGTCTTCTTTTAAATGAATAATTTGGTTGTGTAGTCTAGTGATGATATTCCTTTTTATCCATTCTTCATCTTGAGCTTGTAGAATGAATTTATCCCTCATTTTTTCTAATAGTGAAGTTATTTGATCTGACGGACTCCACTCCTCAACCATGGTGTTCTTCCATTCAGCAAGTTCTACCATTAGTTCTCTCCGCTCATTCACATTTTTTATCTCACTGTGAATTCTATCAAGAATCGTTTTTCTATACGGATTATTTGGCTCTTGAAGAAGCACAATCCTTTTAAGAAAAAAGGGCTGCAACATATTCCCTAACTTCTCTGCATTAATCATTTGACTAAAAGATTGAATAGCCATCTTCATAAAACCGTCTGCATTCGTATTATCAAGTAGCTGTTTCGCTAAGGTTCCAATTTTATTTTTTGTATCTTCTTTCTTCAACCATTTTTCAGTTTCAAACAATACATAATCTAAAGCTTTTGCATCAAGCTCCCTTTTCAACACTTGGTTGACGATTGAGTGCAGCACGGGTTCTATTTCTACAGCATGTAAATAATCTTTTAGCTCCTTCTCTAAAATAGGTGATATTTTTTCAGGATCGATTTCATTTATGAGATGTATGACCGTAGACTGAATGCCTTTATGAAGAGTTGGTGAATCCAACCTTTGCTCTAACTCATGTAATACCTTTTCCGATATGTTCATGTCTTTTATTTTATTTTGAATGCTCTCTTTTGTTAGCCAATCGTTCTCAAGCATATTAATAATCGCTTTGAGCATGCGATCACGATTCTTAGGAAGTAACGCAGTATGCGGTATTGGAAGACCTAGAGGATGACGGAATAGAGCAGTAACCGCAAACCAATCTGCCAAACCACCTACTAAGCCCGCTTCAAATCCTCCTTGAAGAACTTGTCCTGCTATAGAATCCTGGAAAGGAAAAGTGGCAAGAAATCCCCCACCCATAATTCCTAATGAAATTTTCGCATAATATTTGGATTTGTTATCTTTCGTTTTCAATTGTACATCCCTCAGATTTTACAAGTTATTATAATTACTATTATAAATCATGTGTATTAAAATCAAAAATATCAGTTAAGTATTCTCAAGTGAGATTCAGTATTTTTTGAAGTGCACTAGGTGGAGGACCTTCATAAACCCTTTGATAAACTTGAGCTGCACATTCTTCTGAGGTAAATAAAGAGGTATCTACTTCTAAGTCATATATACCAGGGTCATGAACAAC contains:
- a CDS encoding DUF1272 domain-containing protein, whose protein sequence is MLEMRKNCEKCSEQLHDKSDAYICVHECTYCPSCTAEMNHICMNCNGELVRRPKAGAQIISCPLSK
- a CDS encoding Lrp/AsnC family transcriptional regulator; this translates as MDEIDKEILLHLQQDARLSITALGKKIGLSNPAVHERVKKLEDKQIIEGYKAIINPEKMNKPIMAFILYDNTKCKQFVEFCKDHPDVIECHRLAGQYNYLIKVVTHSVQSLESFIDDSMTFGQPSTLIRLSSPVSDKSLS
- a CDS encoding DUF445 domain-containing protein, which encodes MKTKDNKSKYYAKISLGIMGGGFLATFPFQDSIAGQVLQGGFEAGLVGGLADWFAVTALFRHPLGLPIPHTALLPKNRDRMLKAIINMLENDWLTKESIQNKIKDMNISEKVLHELEQRLDSPTLHKGIQSTVIHLINEIDPEKISPILEKELKDYLHAVEIEPVLHSIVNQVLKRELDAKALDYVLFETEKWLKKEDTKNKIGTLAKQLLDNTNADGFMKMAIQSFSQMINAEKLGNMLQPFFLKRIVLLQEPNNPYRKTILDRIHSEIKNVNERRELMVELAEWKNTMVEEWSPSDQITSLLEKMRDKFILQAQDEEWIKRNIITRLHNQIIHLKEDSTRMMKIEGWIQSQLSLMVEKYHAKIGQLVKENLEKLDNETLINIIENNVGKDLQWIRVNGAICGFLIGILLTTFKMVV